In Pogoniulus pusillus isolate bPogPus1 chromosome 41, bPogPus1.pri, whole genome shotgun sequence, a genomic segment contains:
- the GDF15 gene encoding growth/differentiation factor 15: MPRALRDVGATLTCLQLLLLLTSVELRPHTRDEDRLQLEAIKKGILERLGMSSPPVVRHRLDQESIQRAQRLHRQRVAELMGNRSQEEVGAGTGTRRLHRLTATLLHSSHIHQGHQDTQGNQDLRGPHRYRLLLSRTDTLHRQLQVVQAELKLFKQSLASSGMSPLNASVPLRVSIYMLEGADETPKLLQSQELDQDAQSLDLTLAIQPWAAGPEDTLHLELTFTADVSALLATAGGDLLVLEVVTHKTTSRGARRPRGLEEECGKSDGKCCLKSLKVSFQDIGWSDWVIAPSSYYMRFCEGSCPHNYKPASMHAQIKARMHSLSKATPPPCCVPAGYDPMVLMHYDAEGRLVSTLFDDMLVTKCHCA, translated from the exons ATGCCGAGGGCTCTGCGGGATGTCGGAGCTACCCtcacctgcctccagctcctgctgctcctcaccagcgtGGAACTCCGGCCCCACACGCGGGACGAGGACAGACTGCAGCTGGAAGCCATCAAAAAGGGGATCTTGGAGCGGCTGGGGATGAGCAGCCCCCCCGTGGTCCGGCACCGGCTGGACCAGGAGAGCATCCAGAGAGCGCAACGGCTGCACCGGCAAAGAGTGGCCGAGCTGATGGGGAACCGGAGCCAGGAGGAGGTGGGAGCTGGGACCGGGACCCGACGCTTGCATCGCTTGACTGCCACAC TGCTGCACTCGTCACACATCCACCAAGGACATCAGGACACCCAGGGAAACCAGGACCTCCGTGGTCCCCACCGTTACCGTCTCCTCCTGTCCCGCACAGACACTCTCCACCGGCAGCTCCAGGTGGTGCAGGCGGAGCTGAAGCTCTTCAAGCAGTCACTCGCATCCTCCGGCATGTCCCCACTCAACGCCTCGGTGCCCCTCCGGGTCAGCATCTACATGCTGGAGGGGGCTGATGAGACCCCCAAGCTCCTGCAAAGCCAAGAGCTGGACCAGGATGCCCAGAGCCTGGACCTGACGCTGGCcatccagccctgggctgctggtCCTGAGGACACTCTGCACCTGGAGCTGACCTTCACAGCAGACGTCTCAGCCTTGCTGGCCACCGCGGGGGGTGacctgctggtgctggaggtggtAACCCACAAGACCACGAGCCGGGGAGCCAGGAGACCCCGGGGGCTAGAGGAGGAGTGTGGGAAGAGTGATGGGAAGTGTTGCCTCAAGTCGCTGAAGGTCTCCTTCCAGGACATTGGCTGGTCAGACTGGGTGATCGCTCCCAGCAGCTACTACATGAGGTTCTGCGAGGGttcctgcccccacaactacAAGCCGGCCAGCATGCACGCCCAGATCAAAGCCCGCATGCACTCCCTCTCCAAAGCCACTCCTCCGCCCTGCTGCGTCCCTGCCGGCTACGACCCCATGGTGCTGATGCACTACGACGCCGAGGGCAGGCTGGTCTCCACCCTCTTCGATGACATGCTGGTCACCAAATGCCACTGTGCTTGA
- the LOC135192263 gene encoding leucine-rich repeat-containing protein 25-like has translation MGTTELGTTEPGTTDVVTAPDYENVFVSPCSAPAARGWSPGWQEERYSPQVPVDDDYFLESEGDQPIYANTQSPSEDNLYIVPDRP, from the exons atgggcaccactgagctgggcaccactgagccgGGCACCACGGACGTCGTCACCGCACCCGACTATGAGAACGTCTTTGTCAGCCCCTGCAGTGCCCCCGCCGCGCGGGGCTGGTCGCCGGGATGGCAGGAGGAGCGCTACAG CCCCCAGGTGCCAGTGGACGATGACTATTTCCTGGAGAGCGAGGGGGACCAACCCATCTATGCCAACACGCAGAGCCCCAGCGAGGACAACCTCTACATCGTCCCTGACCGGCCGTGA